The Octadecabacter arcticus 238 genome contains a region encoding:
- a CDS encoding IS630 family transposase → MIKQYKTVSLSDEQRIALEALCRRRKVDALVWKRARAFLLLDAGEDAGTVCRILDIGPTVLTEWRFAFAGAGLSFFGLKDYSQRQGHLSVVQEQAVRAHFTAQPARNADEVCAYVLAECDQNYSTSGAAKLMRRLGFAYKKPQLLPAQADEAKQAAFIAKYEALMNGLAADEMVVFSDAVHPEHQSRPAHGWFPKGQKTALKATSGRKRLNIQGALDLETFQFTFVEGEKINAQTTRQMLEKLERNNQTKTAIHVFVDNARYHHAKILQPWLDSPERRVKLHFLPAYAPHLNPIERLWGVMHKWVTHNRHYATFNQFTEAIFDFFRKTLREKWLEFRDTVTDNFRVISLKEYKVI, encoded by the coding sequence ATGATCAAGCAATACAAAACAGTCTCCTTATCCGACGAGCAGCGCATAGCACTTGAAGCGCTTTGCCGCCGCCGCAAAGTTGACGCCCTTGTTTGGAAACGGGCGCGCGCGTTTCTTCTTTTGGACGCAGGAGAAGACGCCGGAACGGTTTGCCGGATTTTGGATATTGGCCCGACAGTTTTGACGGAGTGGCGATTTGCCTTTGCCGGTGCGGGACTATCGTTTTTCGGTCTGAAGGACTACAGCCAGCGTCAGGGTCATTTGTCCGTCGTGCAAGAGCAGGCGGTGAGAGCCCATTTCACCGCGCAGCCTGCCCGCAATGCCGATGAGGTCTGTGCCTATGTTCTAGCCGAGTGCGACCAAAACTACAGCACGTCGGGAGCCGCCAAGCTGATGCGCCGCCTGGGGTTCGCGTATAAGAAACCACAATTGCTGCCTGCACAGGCCGATGAAGCCAAGCAGGCTGCGTTTATTGCCAAATATGAGGCCCTGATGAACGGGTTGGCCGCAGATGAGATGGTTGTCTTTTCGGACGCTGTCCACCCCGAACACCAGAGCCGCCCCGCCCATGGTTGGTTCCCCAAGGGACAAAAGACGGCCCTGAAGGCGACATCAGGGCGCAAGCGGCTCAACATTCAGGGCGCGCTTGACCTTGAGACTTTCCAGTTCACCTTTGTGGAAGGCGAGAAGATCAATGCCCAGACAACCCGACAGATGCTGGAAAAGTTGGAACGCAACAACCAAACCAAGACGGCCATCCACGTCTTTGTCGACAATGCCCGCTATCATCATGCCAAGATACTACAGCCATGGCTGGACAGCCCAGAACGTCGGGTGAAGTTGCATTTCTTGCCAGCATATGCCCCGCACCTCAACCCGATCGAGCGTCTTTGGGGTGTTATGCACAAATGGGTCACCCACAATCGGCACTATGCAACGTTCAACCAATTCACAGAGGCCATTTTCGACTTCTTCCGCAAGACCCTGCGAGAAAAATGGCTAGAGTTCCGCGACACCGTCACCGACAACTTCCGCGTCATATCGCTCAAGGAATACAAAGTGATTTGA
- a CDS encoding ABC transporter substrate-binding protein, which yields MRYFAVLILLLFPLVSHAQDWEDRQVFGSQNPTSTLRILSSTDTSFFAPIIENFIAQRPNIEVQYLVAGTTNLDEIFRQNPDQFDVVISSAMDLQLKLANDGLAARLDGISHPEWAQWRGSLFAFTTEPAAIVINTEAFAELPIPATRQDLIEVLRANSDTFVGKVGTYDVRQSGLGYLFATQDARASETFWRLMEVIGSLDAQLYCCSADMIDDLMTGRILVAYNVLGSYALARSETKDMLTVILPSEFPTTMMRSALVSKAASQPALAEAFVNHLIRLQSDGRPQDFPLPSLGAFQDTTGRTSISLEPALMTYLDTLKRQTFIREWESAIIQQR from the coding sequence ATGCGTTACTTTGCAGTTTTAATTCTTCTTCTTTTCCCCCTAGTGAGCCATGCGCAGGACTGGGAAGACCGTCAGGTGTTTGGCTCGCAAAACCCGACAAGCACCCTGCGGATATTGTCGAGCACGGACACGTCTTTCTTTGCACCGATTATCGAAAACTTCATCGCACAGCGACCAAATATCGAGGTGCAATATCTTGTGGCTGGTACCACAAATTTAGACGAAATTTTCCGACAAAACCCCGACCAATTCGACGTCGTCATATCCAGCGCAATGGATCTGCAATTGAAGCTGGCTAATGATGGGCTCGCCGCGCGACTGGACGGTATTTCTCACCCTGAATGGGCGCAATGGCGGGGCAGTCTTTTCGCGTTCACTACAGAACCCGCAGCAATTGTGATCAACACCGAAGCCTTCGCCGAACTTCCGATTCCGGCCACGCGCCAAGACTTGATCGAAGTTTTACGCGCAAACTCTGACACCTTCGTGGGAAAAGTAGGGACCTATGATGTTCGCCAATCGGGGTTGGGTTATTTGTTCGCCACCCAAGATGCGCGCGCATCCGAAACCTTTTGGCGATTAATGGAGGTAATCGGGAGCTTAGATGCGCAGCTATATTGCTGTTCGGCGGACATGATCGACGATCTAATGACGGGGCGCATTTTGGTGGCCTATAATGTGCTGGGAAGCTACGCGCTGGCGCGGTCCGAAACCAAAGATATGCTCACCGTGATTTTGCCGTCCGAATTTCCAACAACGATGATGCGATCAGCGCTCGTTTCCAAGGCCGCATCGCAGCCCGCGTTGGCCGAGGCTTTCGTGAACCACTTGATCCGACTGCAATCTGATGGCAGGCCACAGGATTTCCCATTGCCGTCATTGGGCGCGTTTCAAGACACGACAGGTCGCACGTCAATCAGTCTTGAGCCCGCTTTAATGACCTATCTCGATACGCTTAAGCGGCAAACATTCATCCGTGAATGGGAAAGCGCAATTATCCAACAACGATAA
- a CDS encoding sensor histidine kinase → MTEDVIVFGSLRNRLVVILTGGAALLAIILVLFVRGYATQIAQQGQDNILSASVSSILGTAALRDGNVELDFPYASLSMLNTPADDRVFYAIYADGELLSGYENLDVPQLQAGDEGTFASLTYDGAQIRVATATRTLIGADMPRQVSVSVAQTQDALSDTLNRISSNVALFGTGFFALATALSFWATSTTIGQLHRLTTAVTRRGPQDLSPFSKPVPSEMAPLVGSLNTLMLRLDQSFKQSEEFIAEAAHRVRTPLATVRSYAEATLQRVQNLENRNALRAMVRAIDESSRAAGQLLDHAMVTFRAENLSRENVDLVELLGDLVRRMTPIAEMRDVTLKLDAREPALMSGDPILLQNAFRNLVDNALKYAPSDSTITVQVHTTPTLSVNVKDQGVGFQVDEIHKLAGRFVRGSDTSDQIGSGLGLTIAQDVALAHGGKMILSNRRKGGACVTLQF, encoded by the coding sequence ATGACTGAAGATGTAATTGTCTTTGGGTCGCTGCGAAACCGGTTGGTGGTGATCCTAACCGGTGGCGCCGCGCTTTTGGCGATTATCCTGGTCTTGTTCGTGCGCGGCTATGCGACGCAGATCGCACAACAAGGACAAGACAATATCCTAAGTGCTTCGGTTTCCTCGATTTTGGGGACGGCTGCACTGCGTGACGGCAATGTAGAGTTGGACTTCCCATACGCGTCTTTGTCGATGCTGAACACGCCCGCTGATGACCGTGTATTTTATGCGATCTATGCGGACGGCGAGTTGTTGTCGGGCTATGAAAATTTGGACGTGCCGCAACTGCAGGCAGGCGATGAGGGCACATTTGCGTCATTAACCTACGACGGCGCTCAGATCCGCGTGGCGACTGCGACCCGAACATTGATTGGCGCGGACATGCCACGACAGGTTTCGGTCTCTGTGGCGCAAACCCAAGACGCTTTGTCAGATACGCTTAACCGGATTTCAAGCAATGTTGCGCTGTTCGGTACCGGTTTCTTCGCATTGGCAACGGCGCTGTCGTTCTGGGCCACCTCGACAACCATCGGGCAACTTCACAGGCTCACAACGGCTGTGACGCGCCGCGGTCCACAAGACCTGAGCCCTTTTTCAAAACCTGTGCCGTCCGAAATGGCTCCGCTGGTCGGATCTCTGAACACTCTGATGTTGCGCTTGGATCAATCCTTTAAACAGTCCGAGGAATTCATCGCCGAGGCCGCGCACCGTGTTCGAACGCCACTCGCGACTGTACGATCTTATGCTGAGGCCACACTGCAACGTGTTCAGAACCTCGAAAACCGCAATGCCTTGCGCGCAATGGTGCGCGCTATTGACGAAAGCTCGCGGGCGGCAGGACAACTGTTGGATCATGCGATGGTCACGTTCCGGGCGGAAAACCTGAGCCGTGAAAACGTCGACCTGGTGGAATTGCTGGGTGATCTCGTGCGGCGTATGACGCCTATCGCCGAAATGCGCGATGTGACCCTGAAACTAGACGCACGTGAACCCGCACTGATGTCGGGTGACCCGATCTTGTTGCAAAACGCGTTTCGCAACCTCGTCGATAACGCGCTGAAATATGCGCCATCTGATAGCACCATAACCGTGCAGGTGCACACCACGCCAACGCTGTCTGTTAATGTCAAAGATCAAGGCGTCGGTTTTCAAGTGGATGAAATTCACAAACTTGCCGGACGGTTCGTGCGCGGAAGCGATACAAGCGACCAAATTGGGTCCGGCCTTGGACTGACAATCGCGCAAGACGTGGCCTTGGCACACGGCGGTAAAATGATCCTGTCTAACAGACGGAAGGGCGGCGCATGCGTTACTTTGCAGTTTTAA
- a CDS encoding tripartite tricarboxylate transporter TctB family protein encodes MALDRWIALILLSICLFYGYTAWFTMDGTLAPFMQRKPIWPSSFPKILSIFGIGLSLAILLGFEKADDTEGEIDYRRLTDYKLGQAILMLALMVAYALCLRTVGFLGSTTTFLVLGSFILGERKWHIMVPISLTTAVVVWYLVQEVLGIFLRPLPYFMGV; translated from the coding sequence ATGGCTTTGGATCGTTGGATCGCACTTATTTTGCTGAGCATCTGCTTATTTTATGGCTACACAGCGTGGTTCACTATGGACGGCACTCTCGCACCGTTCATGCAACGCAAACCCATCTGGCCCAGTTCTTTTCCGAAAATTCTGTCAATTTTTGGTATTGGTCTGTCCCTAGCAATTCTGCTCGGATTTGAAAAAGCTGACGACACTGAAGGCGAGATCGACTACCGCCGTCTGACTGACTACAAACTTGGCCAGGCAATCCTGATGCTAGCGCTCATGGTCGCCTATGCGCTGTGCCTGCGCACCGTCGGGTTTCTCGGGTCAACGACCACGTTTCTGGTCCTAGGATCATTCATTTTGGGTGAACGTAAATGGCACATCATGGTGCCCATATCGCTCACTACAGCCGTCGTTGTCTGGTACCTCGTGCAAGAAGTCCTGGGGATTTTCCTGCGCCCCCTACCGTACTTTATGGGAGTCTGA
- a CDS encoding response regulator transcription factor, which yields MKYLLVEDNHELAKAVCSRIGLDGHTVDHAAKIEDAIAFVQAGEYDLILLDIMLPDGDGRSFLKQHRAGKNDTPVIILTARSEVSDRISLLDLGADDYVTKPFDHAELQARCRAVLRRKAGTSQTTIKVGDVEFDPVGGYLTVKENVINLRNRELRLLEILMNAKGQVFPKQKLVDRLFSYDDDVSENAVEVYVGRLRRHLEGSSVQITTLRGLGYRLDHD from the coding sequence ATGAAATACCTGCTTGTAGAAGACAATCATGAACTCGCGAAAGCGGTCTGTTCGCGAATTGGCTTGGACGGCCATACTGTTGACCACGCTGCAAAAATCGAAGACGCCATCGCGTTTGTGCAAGCTGGGGAATACGACCTTATCCTGCTCGATATTATGTTACCCGACGGGGACGGTCGCAGCTTTCTCAAACAACATCGCGCGGGCAAGAACGACACCCCTGTCATCATTTTGACGGCTAGAAGTGAGGTCTCTGATAGAATCAGCTTGTTGGACTTGGGCGCGGACGACTATGTCACCAAGCCTTTCGATCACGCCGAATTGCAGGCCCGATGCCGCGCTGTCTTACGCCGTAAAGCAGGCACATCGCAGACCACGATCAAAGTCGGTGACGTCGAGTTTGATCCCGTCGGTGGCTATTTAACAGTCAAGGAAAACGTCATCAATTTGCGCAACCGCGAACTGCGCTTGCTCGAGATTTTGATGAACGCGAAGGGCCAGGTTTTTCCTAAACAAAAATTGGTCGACCGCTTGTTCTCGTATGATGATGACGTGTCCGAAAATGCCGTTGAGGTTTATGTCGGGCGTTTGCGCCGTCATCTTGAAGGTTCGTCTGTGCAAATTACAACACTGCGCGGCCTTGGCTACAGGCTCGACCATGACTGA
- a CDS encoding Bug family tripartite tricarboxylate transporter substrate binding protein: MTTMKMGRRALMATAVATLGLGTPAFADGHQMLDSIHFLIPGGAGGGWDGTARGTGEALTESGLIGSASFENMSGGGGGTAIAYLIENAESNYGTLMVNSTPIVIRALTGEIPQSFRDLTLVAGTIGDYAAIVVGKDSPINDMEGFLAAYDADASGTPVGGGSVPGGLDHLVAAMVMEAAGRDPLDVNYIPYDAGGTAMAALLSGEIKALSTGLSEAIDLAEAGEVKIIGVTSAERVPASPDSMTMMEQGIDTTFVNWRGFFAAPGLPAEDLAVYQAALAAMYDTEEWETVRARNGWVNIHNPGDDFSDFLENQEKVIGDLMTKLGFL, encoded by the coding sequence ATGACAACGATGAAAATGGGCCGTCGCGCCCTGATGGCGACTGCTGTCGCAACTTTGGGTCTTGGCACGCCAGCTTTCGCAGATGGCCACCAAATGCTGGATAGCATCCACTTTCTAATTCCCGGCGGTGCCGGTGGCGGTTGGGATGGCACCGCGCGTGGAACTGGCGAGGCGCTCACCGAATCTGGCCTGATCGGATCTGCATCCTTTGAGAACATGTCCGGCGGCGGCGGCGGTACAGCCATCGCTTATCTGATTGAAAACGCCGAAAGCAACTACGGGACGCTGATGGTCAATTCGACCCCCATTGTGATCCGCGCACTAACTGGTGAAATCCCGCAAAGCTTCCGCGACCTCACGCTTGTTGCAGGCACCATCGGTGATTACGCGGCAATCGTTGTTGGCAAAGACAGCCCGATTAACGACATGGAAGGCTTTCTGGCCGCCTATGACGCCGACGCTTCTGGCACGCCTGTTGGAGGCGGATCTGTTCCCGGCGGTCTCGATCACCTCGTTGCGGCCATGGTAATGGAAGCTGCGGGCCGTGATCCACTGGATGTGAACTACATTCCATATGACGCTGGCGGAACCGCGATGGCTGCCCTGTTGTCAGGTGAGATCAAGGCGTTGTCCACAGGTCTGTCCGAAGCAATTGATCTTGCAGAAGCTGGCGAAGTCAAAATTATCGGCGTCACGTCTGCTGAACGCGTTCCCGCGTCACCGGACTCCATGACGATGATGGAACAAGGTATCGACACCACCTTCGTTAACTGGCGCGGCTTCTTCGCGGCACCGGGCCTTCCAGCGGAAGACCTTGCAGTTTATCAGGCGGCGTTGGCTGCGATGTATGACACCGAAGAATGGGAAACTGTTCGGGCCCGTAACGGCTGGGTCAACATCCACAATCCTGGCGACGATTTCAGCGACTTCCTTGAAAATCAGGAAAAGGTTATTGGCGATCTGATGACCAAACTGGGCTTCCTTTAA